A stretch of the Lactuca sativa cultivar Salinas chromosome 9, Lsat_Salinas_v11, whole genome shotgun sequence genome encodes the following:
- the LOC111911983 gene encoding conserved oligomeric Golgi complex subunit 6, with translation MGTTTALAPGLSRKLKKVLETRTDNPDLLASLNTLSTFYNDNTAPARRNLRSTIEKRSLTINHDFLLASDAAQQALDRVEEEVNSLAECCDKIAKSLNNCNATTGDIITTTERLKQELEITTQRQEIASCFLRDYQLSSDEINALREEELNENFFKALSHVQTIHGNCKVLLRTHHQRAGLELMDMMAVYQEGAYERLCRWVQTECRRLGDTDNPEVSELLKMAVRSLKERPVLFKYCAEEVANMRHNALFRRFISALTRGGPGGMPRPIEVHAHDPLRYVGDMLGWLHQALASERELVFVLLDPDAVVDTGPTARKFSTNTSSSEINNNNNNNNNQEKEKEKSETDLTFVLDRIFEGVCRPFKVRVEQVLQSQPNLIISYKLSNTLEFYSHTVSDLLGRETALCNTLWGLKEAAQKTFFEILKVRGEKLLRYPPLVAVDLSPPPAVREGVSLLLELITIHDSMMVPASGIKPLFDPVISALLDPIIQICEQAMEAHKSKGSIDSSRRNRTRSDVAQSRRSSVDAILTPTQVAPSKSNETASKIFIINCLCAIQQPLLKHQVAASGYVKKLGAMIDSQMSSLVEKEVKAILTKCGLSNKMPLFLDTSESASALSDMEETSPAALSECLKAFFGLILGSDTSLPEFEEMQLPHLRSEASVQVARSLAESYEVIYKAIMDPKNGYLDPKSLARHPPDQIRTILGI, from the exons ATGGGGACGACGACGGCACTGGCGCCGGGGCTGTCAAGAAAGCTGAAGAAGGTATTGGAAACTCGCACCGACAATCCAGATCTGCTGGCATCACTTAATACACTCTCCACTTTCTATAACGATAATACCGCTCCGGCTCGCCGTAACCTCCGATCAACTATCGAGAAACGTTCTCTCACCATTAACCATGACTTCCTCCTTGCTTCCGACGCCGCCCAGCAG GCTTTGGATCGGGTGGAGGAAGAGGTTAATTCCCTAGCTGAATGCTGTGACAA AATTGCTAAATCCTTGAATAACTGTAATGCTACTACTGGAGATATTATCACTACCACAGAAAGACTCAAACAGGAACTTGAAATCACTACTCAGAGGCAAGAGATTGCATCATGCTTCCTTCGAGATTATCAACTTTCCAGTGACGAG ATAAATGCACTGAGGGAGGAAGAATTGAATGAGAACTTTTTCAAGGCATTGAGCCATGTACAAACCATCCATGGAAATTGCAAAGTCCTTCTCAGGACCCATCATCAG CGTGCAGGTTTGGAGCTGATGGATATGATGGCTGTCTATCAAGAAGGTGCCTATGAACGCCTGTGCAG ATGGGTTCAGACAGAGTGCAGGAGATTGGGGGACACTGATAATCCTGAAGTAAGTGAGCTTCTGAAAATGGCAGTTCGTTCTCTCAAAGAAAGACCTGTACTTTTCAAGTATTGTGCTGAAGAG GTAGCAAATATGAGGCACAATGCACTATTTAGGAGATTTATCAGTGCTCTTACACGTGGTGGGCCTGGTGGCATGCCCAGGCCCATTGAAGTTCATGCCCATGATCCGCTTCGTTACGTAGGTGACATGCTCGGTTGGCTGCATCAG gccCTTGCATCCGAAAGAGAACTTGTATTTGTGTTGCTTGATCCAGATGCAGTAGTGGATACCGGACCAACAGCCCGTAAATTCTCCACAAACACCTCAAGCTCAgagattaataataataataataataataataatcaggaaaaggaaaaggaaaagtcaGAAACAGATTTGACCTTTGTTTTGGATAGAATCTTTGAAGGTGTTTGTAGACCTTTTAAAGTCAGAGTTGAACAAGTGCTGCAATCTCAACCTAATCTTATAATCTCATATAAGCTTAGCAATACCCTTGAGTTCTACAGCCACACT GTGTCAGATCTGTTAGGGAGAGAAACAGCACTTTGTAATACACTGTGGGGTCTAAAGGAAGCTGCTCAGAAGACATTTTTTGAGATTTTGAAAGTTAGAGGGGAGAAGCTTCTGAGATATCCGCCTCTGGTTGCTGTTGATCTTTCCCCACCACCAGCAGTAAGAGAAGGAGTCTCTTTGCTGCTTGAATTAATCACAATTCATGACAGCATGATGGTTCCTGCTTCAGGGATCAAGCCACTCTTTGATCCCGTTATATCCGCTTTGCTTGATCCCATAATTCAg ATTTGTGAGCAAGCAATGGAAGCTCACAAGTCAAAAGGATCCATCGACTCATCTAGAAGAAACAGAACCAGGTCTGACGTGGCCCAATCGCGAAGATCATCTGTCGATGCTATTTTGACACCCACCCAAGTAGCTCCATCTAAG AGCAATGAAACAGCATCAAAGATTTTCATCATCAACTGCTTATGTGCAATCCAACAACCATTACTAAAACACCAAGTTGCAGCATCTGGATACGTGAAAAAACTCGGAGCAATGATCGATAGCCAAATGTCCAGCCTTGTGGAAAAGGAAGTGAAGGCTATTTTAACAAAATGTGGTCTCTCAAACAAAATGCCACTCTTCCTTGACACATCTGAGTCAGCATCAGCGTTATCTGATATGGAAGAAACATCTCCAGCAGCTCTATCTGAGTGTCTCAAAGCCTTTTTTGGCCTGATTTTGGGCAGCGACACCTCCCTGCCCGAATTTGAAGAGATGCAGCTGCCACATCTGCGGTCGGAAGCTTCCGTCCAGGTGGCGAGATCGCTGGCGGAAAGTTATGAGGTTATTTATAAGGCGATAATGGATCCTAAGAATGGGTATCTGGATCCTAAGTCCTTGGCTAGGCACCCGCCCGATCAGATCCGGACCATTTTGGGAATTTGA